The nucleotide window ACAGCTACTTTGCGAGAGCCGATGGCCTGCGGACGTTCATGTCTGGCATGTGGCGCTCGACGGCGTCTGCGACTCTGACGCGTATCGTTATCTCGATGCAGAGGAATTGGCGCGGGCAGGGCGGTTTCGTTACGACGTCGACCGCTATCGCTTTGCCATGACGCGGTCGGTGCTGCGGGAGTTACTGGGCGAGTACACCGGGGTGAGGCCTGCGTCAGTGGGCTTCACACTGGGCCAATATGGCCGTCCGGAACTGGCCACGCCCTTGGGGGAGACACCCATGTTGTCGTTCAACGTCTCCCATACGGGCGGCGATGCGTTGATTGCCGTCTCCCGGACACGCTGTGTCGGCATCGATATCGAGGTGAAACAGCGCGCGCTGGACTGGCGTGAGCTTGCACCGCTCGTCTGTACCGCCGCAGAGCGCGCGCAGATCGAAAGCTTGCCACCGGAGGCGCAGCGCGACGCGTTCCTTCGCTGCTGGACCGCCAAGGAAGCGATCCTGAAAACCATCGGTCTCGGCATTACGGAAGGCCTGCTGTGCCTGCACGTCGATGTTGAGCATTCCGCCGAGCAGCAACCCGTTGTCATCGAAGCACCGCGCTTCGAAGCTGCTGCCCGGCTGAGGTTTCGGTGGTTTGACGATCTTCCGGCTTGTCAGGCCTGTCTGGCTTGGGGACAAGACGCCTGAAATTTCCCTTCAGCCTCACGCATCGTTAAAAATCACCCTCACTTTGAAAGTACTCAGCGTCCCCGCCAGATTTGGCGGCGGGGGTGGCATTACCGCGTGCTGCACGGCGGCGACGGCGGCCTGATCCAGCGTTGCAACGCGCCCGGGACGGGAGACGTGCACGTTCGACACCACACCATCCCGATAGGCAAACTCGACGTCGATACTGGCTGTCAACCCCATGCCCCGCAACGCCATCGGATAAACCACGGCCGCTTGCACCGCAGCACGCAGTTTCGCGATAAAACGGTCGTCCGGCCCCGGTGCCACGTTCGACGGCGATGCCGCCGGCGTTGGCGCTGTGGCAGCCGATGGCGCAGGCGCGGCATCCACGCCGTCCACCGTCTTGATCGGCGGCGCCTCTGCGCTCACCGCTTCGTGCACGGGCTGTGCAGTCTTGTTCACATGCGACGTGACGGATTTTGGCGTCACTTCGCGCTTCACCGGCACGACCGGTTTAACCGGGGATGCCACGGGTTCCACCGGCTTCACGGCAGGTACTGCGACAGGCTCCGGCTCAACCATCGCCAACATCACCGGCGCATCGGCGCGAACGGGCTGTGGTGACGGACTGCCACGTGAAAGCCATCCGGTCGTCACGCCCAGCAGGATCGCTTCCAATGCCAGCGCCGTCGCCATGGCTCGCCACGGCCAGCGTCCCTGAGGCGTCGTTGGACCGGGGGAGGGCAATGCGCCGCCTGCCGCCTGCGGATTGCCCACGACCGCCGACTGAAAAATCGTGGTCATGGCGCCTCTTTCGCAGCGATGCCGATCTGCGTGACCCCTGCCGCGCGGCACGCGTCCATCAACTGGGTCAGTTGCTGCACATTGGCGGCCTTGTCGCTCGCGATGGTCACGACCGTATGGGCAGGATCGTGCGCACGCAGCGTGGCGCTCAGGGCGTCGAGCGTGACCGGATGTTGGTCGGCCTCAACGCTGCCGTCAGCGTGCAAGGCGACAAGTACCTTGGGGTGAGGCAGATCCTGCGCCGTCGAGCTTCCCGGCAGCTTGGCCGACATGCCCATCGACGGAATCATCTTGAGCGTGATCATGATGAAGAACACCAACAGGAAGAACATGATGTCGATCATCGGCACGACTTCGATGCGTGCCTTTCTCGTTTCGAAATATCGCATCGCGGGCTCTCAGGCCGAAGCACGTTCGTGGCGCAACACCACACCGGTCGGCTCAACCGCCTGCTGCGAGGCGCTGTGACGGTTGAGCAGCAGGCGCTTGAGCGTATCCATCTGATGCACGGTCTGACGCACGGTGTCCTGCATCGCGTTGAAGAACCACAGGTGGCTCATAGCGATGGCCAGACCGCACGCCGTCGCGATCAGCGCTTCGGCCACGCCGGAGGTCACTTGCGTAGGATCGCCCCCCGCAGCGCCCAGCACGTCGAACGCGTGGAACATGCCGACGATGGTGCCGACCAGGCCCAGCAGCGGCGCGACGGTGATCACCGTATCGAGCACCCACAGGCCGCGATCGACCCGCGGCACTTCCAGATAGATCGCTTCGTCGATCACCGCTTCCATATCGCCGCCGTGAACGCGCTTGAGGTTGTGCGCGTAGGCGTCGAGCAAGCGGCCGTGCGGCAAGCCTGCGGCGGCGGCGCGCAGTTCGTCGGCATCGTGGACGTCGATCATCGGTAGCGCGCTGACGGCCGTCACGATGCGCTCACCGCCCCGGAACGTACGACGCAGGCGCAGTCCGCGATCCACGATCACGGTGATGCCGACGAACGCCAGCAAGACCATCAGATAGAGCGTGCCGCCCGATGACATGGCCAATTGGTTGATTTGACTCAGATCCATGAAAATCTCCTTGCAATGAAATTCGCACCGGCCGCGACAACAGGCGGCCGGTTATCCGGCGACCGATCAGATTTCGGCGCGCAGGTTGACGTAGAAGCTGCGGCCCGGCACGAAGTAGTAGAGGAACTGGTTCGCGTCGGTGCCCTTGCTGGTATCGGTCGCGGCCGGGCCGAGGTTGTCGGTGATGCGGTGGGTGTCGAACAGGTTGTCGACGCCGAACGACACCCGAACCTTCTTGAGGACCGAGCTGAGGTTGGTGAAGTCGCGCGCGACCATCATGCTCGTC belongs to Pandoraea norimbergensis and includes:
- a CDS encoding ExbD/TolR family protein, producing MRYFETRKARIEVVPMIDIMFFLLVFFIMITLKMIPSMGMSAKLPGSSTAQDLPHPKVLVALHADGSVEADQHPVTLDALSATLRAHDPAHTVVTIASDKAANVQQLTQLMDACRAAGVTQIGIAAKEAP
- a CDS encoding 4'-phosphopantetheinyl transferase family protein, with product MALDGVCDSDAYRYLDAEELARAGRFRYDVDRYRFAMTRSVLRELLGEYTGVRPASVGFTLGQYGRPELATPLGETPMLSFNVSHTGGDALIAVSRTRCVGIDIEVKQRALDWRELAPLVCTAAERAQIESLPPEAQRDAFLRCWTAKEAILKTIGLGITEGLLCLHVDVEHSAEQQPVVIEAPRFEAAARLRFRWFDDLPACQACLAWGQDA
- a CDS encoding MotA/TolQ/ExbB proton channel family protein — protein: MDLSQINQLAMSSGGTLYLMVLLAFVGITVIVDRGLRLRRTFRGGERIVTAVSALPMIDVHDADELRAAAAGLPHGRLLDAYAHNLKRVHGGDMEAVIDEAIYLEVPRVDRGLWVLDTVITVAPLLGLVGTIVGMFHAFDVLGAAGGDPTQVTSGVAEALIATACGLAIAMSHLWFFNAMQDTVRQTVHQMDTLKRLLLNRHSASQQAVEPTGVVLRHERASA
- a CDS encoding TonB family protein, with the translated sequence MTTIFQSAVVGNPQAAGGALPSPGPTTPQGRWPWRAMATALALEAILLGVTTGWLSRGSPSPQPVRADAPVMLAMVEPEPVAVPAVKPVEPVASPVKPVVPVKREVTPKSVTSHVNKTAQPVHEAVSAEAPPIKTVDGVDAAPAPSAATAPTPAASPSNVAPGPDDRFIAKLRAAVQAAVVYPMALRGMGLTASIDVEFAYRDGVVSNVHVSRPGRVATLDQAAVAAVQHAVMPPPPPNLAGTLSTFKVRVIFNDA